One Pseudomonas entomophila genomic window carries:
- a CDS encoding single-stranded DNA-binding protein — MARGVNKVILVGTCGQDPEVRYLPNGNAVTNLSLATSEQWTDKQSGQKVERTEWHRVSLFGKVAEIAGEYLRKGSQVYIEGKLQTREWEKDGIKRYTTEIIVDMQGTMQLLGGRPQNQQQGGDPYNQGGGNYNQGGQQQYNQAPRQQAPRPQQAPQRPAPQQPAPQPAADFDSFDDDIPF, encoded by the coding sequence ATGGCCCGTGGGGTTAACAAAGTCATTCTGGTCGGTACCTGCGGTCAGGATCCCGAAGTCCGCTACCTGCCCAACGGTAACGCCGTGACCAACCTGAGCCTGGCCACCAGCGAGCAGTGGACCGACAAGCAGTCCGGGCAGAAGGTCGAGCGTACTGAATGGCACCGCGTGTCGCTGTTCGGCAAGGTCGCCGAGATCGCCGGCGAGTACCTGCGCAAGGGTTCGCAGGTGTACATCGAAGGCAAGCTGCAGACCCGCGAGTGGGAAAAGGACGGCATCAAGCGCTACACCACCGAGATCATCGTCGACATGCAGGGCACCATGCAGCTGCTCGGCGGTCGTCCGCAGAACCAGCAGCAAGGTGGCGACCCGTACAACCAGGGTGGCGGCAATTACAACCAGGGCGGGCAGCAGCAGTACAACCAGGCGCCGCGTCAGCAGGCACCGCGCCCGCAGCAGGCTCCTCAGCGTCCGGCGCCACAGCAGCCGGCCCCGCAGCCGGCCGCCGACTTCGACAGCTTCGACGACGATATTCCGTTCTAA
- the tssA gene encoding type VI secretion system protein TssA has product MSYSSKLAARYLELGKNAVSPGSFGGDDVRFSTEFEALEGELTRAQSIHASGQVDWLKILENSEALLRDQSKDLRVASWLTWALFQRESYAGLLAGISLLRELCEHHWDDVHPAKPRTRSAAIGWLVPRLEQALGADIAIKEQLPLFQQMVEQLGGLEAALSARLGDDAPLLLPICRALKGQVQRSADNEPQPGAVGAIVAQVKQAATQLFTPGEPVENEKDANKALRAQQEQGRQLCVWWQRQKATDLRALRLNRTLLWLPIEAMPERNAENVTALRGLPADKLKSYRERFEQGNYADLLVELENSVAKAPFWFDGQRLVWECCQALNVEAGMREVEMNFASLLQRLPSVIELKFHDGTPFADPETRAWIAAQVTPHLQAEVAQPVTEPGVRQAPWEEALEAVQPILRKDGLKSAVQHLKQQMQGAHGGRERFFWQLSQARLCYTAKKYELAKTQLEALDEQLRQSGVDAWEPDLSLQVLHLLHTCCELLPQNHVVRERKDEIYRRLCHLDLEVVLE; this is encoded by the coding sequence ATGTCTTACTCTTCTAAATTGGCTGCGCGCTATCTGGAACTCGGCAAGAATGCCGTCTCGCCGGGCTCTTTCGGTGGTGACGACGTGCGCTTCTCCACCGAGTTCGAAGCCCTCGAAGGCGAGCTGACCCGGGCGCAGTCGATCCATGCCAGCGGCCAGGTGGACTGGCTGAAGATCCTCGAGAACAGTGAAGCGCTGCTACGCGACCAGTCCAAGGATCTGCGCGTGGCCTCCTGGCTGACCTGGGCCTTGTTCCAGCGCGAATCCTACGCCGGCTTGCTGGCGGGCATCAGCCTGCTGCGCGAGCTGTGCGAGCACCATTGGGACGACGTCCACCCCGCCAAGCCTCGTACCCGTTCCGCCGCCATCGGTTGGCTGGTGCCGCGCCTCGAGCAGGCGCTGGGCGCCGACATCGCGATCAAGGAGCAGCTGCCGCTGTTCCAGCAGATGGTCGAGCAACTGGGTGGCCTGGAGGCGGCGTTGTCCGCTCGTCTGGGCGACGATGCGCCGCTGTTGCTACCTATCTGCCGTGCACTCAAGGGCCAGGTCCAGCGTTCGGCCGACAACGAGCCGCAGCCTGGCGCTGTCGGCGCCATCGTCGCCCAGGTCAAGCAGGCGGCTACCCAACTGTTCACTCCGGGCGAGCCGGTGGAGAACGAGAAGGATGCGAATAAAGCCCTGCGTGCCCAGCAAGAGCAGGGCCGGCAGTTATGCGTGTGGTGGCAGCGGCAGAAAGCCACCGACCTGCGCGCCCTGCGCCTGAACCGCACGCTGCTGTGGCTGCCCATCGAGGCGATGCCCGAGCGCAACGCCGAAAACGTCACCGCACTGCGCGGCCTGCCCGCCGACAAGCTCAAGAGCTACCGGGAGCGCTTCGAACAGGGAAATTACGCCGACCTGCTGGTGGAACTGGAGAACAGTGTGGCCAAGGCGCCGTTCTGGTTCGATGGCCAGCGCCTGGTGTGGGAGTGCTGCCAGGCCCTGAACGTCGAGGCCGGCATGCGCGAGGTGGAGATGAACTTCGCTTCGCTGTTGCAGCGTCTGCCCAGCGTGATCGAGCTGAAGTTCCACGACGGCACCCCGTTTGCCGACCCCGAGACCCGCGCCTGGATTGCCGCCCAGGTCACCCCCCACCTGCAGGCCGAGGTGGCCCAGCCGGTCACCGAGCCTGGCGTGCGCCAGGCACCCTGGGAGGAAGCCCTGGAGGCGGTGCAGCCGATCCTGCGCAAGGATGGCCTGAAGAGCGCGGTACAGCACCTCAAGCAGCAGATGCAAGGCGCCCACGGCGGGCGCGAGCGCTTTTTCTGGCAGTTGAGCCAGGCACGCCTCTGCTATACGGCCAAGAAATACGAACTGGCCAAGACCCAGCTGGAAGCCCTGGACGAGCAGTTGCGTCAGTCTGGCGTGGATGCCTGGGAGCCCGATCTGTCGCTGCAGGTGCTGCACCTGCTGCATACCTGTTGCGAGCTGCTGCCGCAGAACCATGTGGTGCGCGAACGCAAGGACGAGATCTACCGCCGACTGTGCCATCTCGATCTCGAAGTCGTACTCGAATAG
- the tssB gene encoding type VI secretion system contractile sheath small subunit: MAKEGSVAPKERINVTFKPATGGAQEEIELPLKLLAIGDYTLRADDRKIEDRKPISIDKMNFDEVLAKQELSMTLAVPNRLQEGAEGDELAVSLRVNTMKDFNPASLVEQVPELKKLMELREALVALKGPLGNAPAFRKAIEGVLADGESRERVLGELGLNATPDA, from the coding sequence ATGGCCAAAGAAGGCTCGGTAGCCCCCAAGGAACGCATCAACGTCACGTTCAAACCCGCCACCGGTGGGGCTCAGGAAGAGATCGAACTGCCGTTGAAACTACTGGCGATCGGTGACTACACCCTGCGTGCCGACGATCGCAAGATCGAAGACCGCAAGCCGATCAGCATCGACAAGATGAACTTCGACGAGGTGCTGGCCAAGCAGGAACTGAGCATGACCCTGGCCGTGCCCAACCGTCTGCAGGAAGGCGCCGAAGGCGACGAGCTGGCGGTCAGCCTGCGCGTCAACACCATGAAGGACTTCAACCCGGCCAGCCTGGTCGAGCAAGTGCCGGAGCTGAAGAAGCTGATGGAACTGCGTGAAGCCCTGGTCGCCCTGAAAGGCCCGCTGGGCAACGCCCCGGCGTTCCGCAAGGCCATCGAAGGCGTGCTGGCCGACGGTGAGTCCCGCGAGCGCGTGCTCGGTGAGCTGGGCCTGAACGCCACGCCTGACGCCTGA
- the tssC gene encoding type VI secretion system contractile sheath large subunit — MSTAAQQQSAENSEFSILDSIIAETRLTPDDEAYDIAKRGVSAFIEELLKPQNDGEPVKKALVDRMIAEIDAKLSRQMDEILHHPDFQAMESAWRGLQLLVDRTNFRENIKIEILNVSKQDLLDDFEDSPEVMQAGLYKHIYTAEYGQFGGQPVGAVIANYYLSPSSPDVKLMQYVSSVSCMSHAPFIAAAGPKFFGLESFTGLPDLKDLKDHFEGPQFTKWQSFRESEDARYIGLTVPRFLLRNPYDPEENPVKSFVYKETVANSHEHYLWGNTAYAFGTKLTDSFAKFRWCPNIIGPQSGGAVEDLPLHHFESMGEIETKIPTEVLVSDRREYELAEEGFIALTMRKGSDNAAFFSANSAQKPKFFGISAEGKTAELNYKLGTQLPYMMIVNRLAHYIKVLQREQLGSWKERTDLELELNKWIRQYVADQENPSAEVRGRRPLRAAQVIVSDVEGEPGWYRVSLNVRPHFKYMGADFTLSLVGKLDKE, encoded by the coding sequence ATGAGCACCGCCGCACAACAACAGAGCGCCGAGAACAGCGAATTCAGCATTCTCGACAGCATCATCGCCGAAACCCGCCTGACTCCGGACGATGAAGCCTACGACATCGCCAAGCGTGGCGTGTCGGCCTTCATCGAAGAACTGCTCAAGCCGCAGAACGACGGTGAGCCGGTCAAGAAGGCGCTGGTCGACCGCATGATCGCCGAGATCGATGCCAAGCTCAGCCGCCAGATGGACGAGATCCTCCACCACCCGGACTTCCAGGCCATGGAATCGGCCTGGCGCGGGCTGCAGCTGCTGGTCGACCGCACCAACTTCCGTGAAAACATCAAGATCGAGATCCTCAACGTCTCCAAGCAGGATCTGCTGGACGACTTCGAAGACTCGCCGGAAGTGATGCAGGCCGGTCTGTACAAGCACATCTACACCGCCGAGTACGGTCAGTTCGGTGGCCAGCCGGTGGGCGCGGTCATCGCCAACTACTACCTGTCGCCGAGCTCGCCGGACGTCAAGCTGATGCAGTACGTCTCCAGCGTGTCCTGCATGTCCCACGCGCCGTTCATCGCCGCCGCTGGCCCGAAATTCTTCGGCCTGGAGAGCTTCACCGGCCTGCCGGACCTGAAGGACCTGAAGGATCACTTCGAAGGCCCGCAGTTCACCAAGTGGCAGAGCTTCCGTGAGTCCGAGGACGCGCGCTACATCGGCCTGACCGTGCCGCGCTTCCTGCTGCGCAACCCGTACGACCCGGAAGAGAACCCGGTCAAGTCGTTCGTCTACAAGGAAACCGTGGCCAACAGCCACGAGCACTACCTGTGGGGCAACACTGCGTACGCCTTCGGTACCAAGCTCACCGACAGCTTCGCCAAGTTCCGCTGGTGCCCGAACATCATCGGCCCGCAGAGCGGTGGCGCGGTGGAAGACCTGCCGCTGCACCACTTCGAGAGCATGGGCGAGATCGAGACCAAGATCCCGACCGAAGTGCTGGTGTCCGACCGTCGCGAGTACGAGCTGGCCGAAGAGGGCTTCATTGCCCTGACCATGCGCAAGGGCAGCGACAACGCGGCGTTCTTCTCGGCCAACTCGGCGCAGAAACCGAAGTTCTTCGGTATCAGCGCGGAAGGCAAGACTGCCGAGCTGAACTACAAGCTGGGCACCCAGCTGCCGTACATGATGATCGTCAACCGCCTGGCCCACTACATCAAGGTCCTGCAGCGCGAGCAGCTGGGCTCCTGGAAGGAACGTACCGACCTGGAGCTGGAACTGAACAAGTGGATCCGCCAGTACGTGGCCGACCAGGAGAACCCGAGCGCCGAAGTGCGTGGCCGTCGTCCGCTGCGCGCCGCCCAGGTGATCGTCAGCGACGTGGAAGGTGAGCCGGGCTGGTACCGCGTCAGCCTGAACGTGCGTCCGCACTTCAAGTACATGGGCGCCGACTTCACCCTGTCGCTGGTCGGCAAGCTGGACAAGGAGTAA
- the tssE gene encoding type VI secretion system baseplate subunit TssE, which translates to MNGYGSLFERLSGESDQRANWRREDAAMASVAAHLAKMLSTRAGSVQTLADYGLPDLNDMRLSLHDALSQARRAIEHFIEAYEPRLSDVRVISRPRDHDQLKLAFSIEGQLEVDGIKRSVSFAARLDGSGQVSVSQGD; encoded by the coding sequence ATGAATGGCTACGGAAGCCTGTTCGAACGCCTGAGCGGCGAGTCCGACCAGCGTGCCAACTGGCGGCGTGAAGACGCCGCCATGGCTTCCGTGGCCGCTCATCTGGCGAAGATGCTCAGCACCCGGGCCGGCAGCGTGCAGACGCTCGCCGACTACGGGCTGCCGGACCTCAACGACATGCGTTTGAGCCTGCACGATGCGCTCAGCCAGGCCCGTCGGGCCATCGAGCATTTCATCGAGGCCTACGAGCCGCGCCTGTCCGATGTCCGGGTGATTTCCCGACCGCGTGATCACGATCAGCTCAAGCTGGCTTTCAGTATCGAAGGCCAGCTTGAGGTGGACGGCATCAAGCGCTCTGTCAGTTTTGCCGCGCGCCTGGATGGCAGCGGGCAAGTCAGTGTCAGTCAAGGAGACTAA